In one Diprion similis isolate iyDipSimi1 chromosome 6, iyDipSimi1.1, whole genome shotgun sequence genomic region, the following are encoded:
- the LOC124406932 gene encoding protein mothers against dpp, translated as MDDEEGSSSSGPMSSLNSLFSFTSPAVKKLLGWKQGDEEEKWAEKAVDSLVKKLKKRKGAIEELERALSCPGTPSKCVTIPRSLDGRLQVSHRKGLPHVIYCRVWRWPDLQSHHELKPLELCQYPFSAKQKEVCINPYHYKRVESPVLPPVLVPRHSEFAPGHSLLPFQQLPEPTMPHNVSYSSSGFNSGTGVGVNPTSPLSSVGSVPSPGSTTSPNPQSPYGSNGLPETPPPAYSPPEDGSQHGQSPPPDASAMDTSGSAEVAPVSYQEPPYWASIAYYELNCRVGEVFHCQSHSVIVDGFTNPSNNSDRFCLGQLSNVNRNSTIENTRRHIGKGVHLYYVGGEVYAECLSDSAIFVQSRNCNHHHGFHPSTVCKIPPGCSLKIFNNQEFAQLLSQSVNHGFEAVYELTKMCTIRMSFVKGWGAEYHRQDVTSTPCWIEAHLHGPLQWLDKVLTQMGSPHNAISSVS; from the exons ATGGACGACGAGGAGGGTTCGTCGAGTTCGGGTCCGATGTCGTCCCTGAACAGTTTGTTCTCGTTCACAAGTCCGGCGGTAAAGAAACTGCTGGGATGGAAGCAGGGCGACGAGGAGGAAAAATGGGCCGAGAAGGCGGTCGACTCACTTGTGAAGAAACTGAAGAAACGAAAGGGCGCGATCGAGGAGCTCGAGCGAGCTCTGAGCTGCCCTGGGACGCCTAGCAAGTGTGTGACGATACCTCGGAGCCTCGACGGACGGCTCCAAGTCTCGCACCGGAAGGGCCTGCCGCACGTAATCTACTGCCGGGTGTGGCGATGGCCGGACCTGCAGTCGCACCACGAGCTCAAACCCCTCGAGCTCTGCCAGTACCCCTTCTCGGCGAAGCAGAAGGAGGTCTGCATCAACCCATACCACTACAAACGCGTCGAAAGTCCGGTTCTCCCGCCCGTCCTGGTCCCCCGACACTCCGAGTTCGCCCCGGGCCACTCGCTCCTTCCGTTCCAGCAGCTTCCGGAGCCGACAATGCCGCACAACGTCTCCTACTCTTCGAGCGGTTTCAACTCGGGGACGGGCGTCGGCGTGAACCCGACGTCCCCGCTCTCCTCCGTCGGTTCGGTGCCCAGTCCGGGCAGCACGACATCGCCCAACCCGCAGAGTCCTTACGGCAGTAACGGCCTGCCGGAAACACCACCGCCGGCTTACTCCCCCCCGGAAGACGGCTCGCAACACGGACAGTCACCGCCTCCGGACGCCTCGGCGATGGACACGAGTGGCTCCGCCGAGGTAGCACCCGTTTCGTACCAGGAGCCACCGTACTGGGCATCGATAGCCTACTACGAGCTGAACTGCAGGGTCGGGGAGGTCTTCCACTGCCAGTCGCACTCCGTTATCGTCGACGGATTCACCAATCCGAGCAACAATTCTGACCGGTTTTGCCTCGGACAGTTGTCGAATGTAAACAGAAATTCGACCATTGAGAATACCAGGAGGCACATAGGAAAAGGGGTTCACCTTTACTACGTAGGCGGCGAGGTGTACGCCGAGTGTCTATCCGATTCAGCCATTTTTGTACAGTCCAGGAATTGTAATCACCATCACGGATTTCATCCCAGCACCGTATGCAAAATACCCCCAGGATGCTCGTTGAAGATATTCAACAATCAGGAGTTCGCACAGTTACTGTCGCAGAGCGTTAATCATGGATTTGAGGCCGTCTATGAGCTGACCAAAATGTGCACTATCAG GATGTCCTTCGTCAAGGGTTGGGGTGCTGAATACCATCGCCAAGATGTCACCTCGACTCCGTGCTGGATCGAAGCGCATCTTCACGGTCCTCTTCAGTGGCTAGATAAAGTTTTAACCCAAATGGGTTCTCCCCACAACGCAATAAGTTCCGTGTCGTAG